The Paraconexibacter algicola genome includes the window CACGGTAGGGGGCCTCGCGGCGTCGTCGCCGCGGGGACCGCGGTTCCGGAGCCCCGAGCCCCGAGGCACGGCAGCAGGGTGGTCGCGAGCAGGCGCACGTGTGCCGCACGCCGCGACCGCCCTCCTGAGGCGCCTCGCCGGGATGCCCGCGACGCTCCTCTCGCTCGCACAGAGCGACCGGACGCTATGTCCGATATGTTGGCGGCATGCGAGATGCCGTCATCGTCGAAGCCGTCCGGACCCCTGTGGGCAAGCGTGGTGGCGGTCTGTCCACCGTCCACCCCGTCGACCTGTCGGCGCACCTCCTCGGTGCGCTGGTCGATCGCACGGGGGTGGATCCGGCCGTGGTCGACGACGTCATCTGGGGGGTCGGGGCGCAGGTCGGTGACCAGTCCTTCAACGTCGCGCGGAGCGCGGTCCTCGCGGCGGGCTGGCCGGAGGAGGTGCCGGGCGTGTCGCTGGACCGGCAGTGCGGCTCCTCGCAGCAGGCGGTGCACTTCGCCGCCGCCGGCCTCGTGAGTGGCCAGTACGACGTGGTCGTCGCGGGTGGGATGGAGTCGATGTCGCGGGTGCCGATGGGTGTCTCGGCGGAGGGCGGCGAGCCGTACGGGCCCGGTCTCCTCGCGCGCTACGACGGCATCGTCCCCAACCAGGGCGTCGGGGCCGAGATGATCGCCGAGCGCTGGTCGCTCTCGCGCACGCAGCTGGACGAGTACGCGCTGTCCTCCCATGAGCGCGCGGCCGCGGCGATCGACGCGGGGCGCTTCGCGGCCCAGATCGCGCCCGTGACGCTGGACGACGGGACGGTCATCGACACCGACGAGGGCGTGCGCCGCGGCGGCACGGTCGAGAAGCTCGCCCAGATCCGCTCCGCCTTCACGGAGGACGGCACGGTGACGGCGGGCAACGCCTCGCAGATCAGCGACGGGGGCGGCGCGCTGCTGATGACGACGGGCGAGCGCGCGCGCGAGCTCGGGCTGACGCCGCTGGCGCGCGTCCACACCGCGGTGATGGCCGCCACCGACCCGGTGATCATGCTCACGGCGCCGATCCCCGCGACGGCGAAGGCGCTCGCGAAGGCCGGGCTTGGCCTCGAGGACATCGACGTCTTCGAGGTCAACGAGGCCTTCGCGTCCGTCGCGCTGGCGTGGCTCGCCGAGACCGGCGCCGACCGCGAGAAGCTCAACCCCAACGGCGGCGCGATCGCGCTCGGGCATCCGATCGGCGGCTCAGGCGCCCGGATCATGACGACGCTGATCCACCACCTGCGGGACACCGGCGGCCGCTACGGGCTGCAGACCATGTGCGAGGGCGGCGGCATGGCCAACGCCACCATCATCGAGATCCTCTAGGAGAGGCATGTCCCAGGAACTGCAGGGCAAGGTCGCGATCGTCACCGGCGCCGGACGCGGCATCGGCGAGCAGGCCGCGCTGAAGCTGGCGGCCGCCGGCGCGCACGTCGTGGTCAGCGACCGCGACGGGGACGAGGCGGGCGCGGTCGCCGCGGCGCTGGCGACGCCGGGGAGCGCGCACGTCGGGGACCTCACCGCCGACGGCGTCTGCGACGCCCTCGTGCAGCACGCGGTCGACACGTTCGGCCGCCTCGACATCGTCGTCAACAACGCGGGCTACGCGTGGGACGGTCCGATCCACAAGGTCACCGACGAGCAGTTCCAGGCGATGCTCGACATCCACACGGTCGTGCCGTTCCGGATCCTGCGGGCGGCGGCGCCGCACCTGCGCGAGCCGGCGAAGAAGGAGCGCGCGGAAGGGATCGAGGTCTTCCGCAAGGTGGTCAACGTCGTGTCCCTCGCCGGCGTGATGGGCAATGCCGGCCAGGTCGCGTACGCGGCGGCCAAGGGCGGGGCGGTCGGCCTCACGCGGGCGCTCGCCAAGGAGTGGGGCGGCCACCGGATCAACGTCAACGCGGTGGCGTTCGGGCTCATCGAGACCCGGCTGACCGCCGACCTCCCCGAGGCCGCGCGCCAGGGGCTCGCGACGCACATCCCGCTCGGTCGCGGAGCCACCGCCGACGAGGCCGCGCGGGGGATCTACTACCTGTGCTCCCCGGCCTCCGACTACGTCCACGGGCAGACCCTGAACGTGTCCGGCGGCCTGAGCGTGGGCATGACCGGCTGACCGCCGGCATCGACGCTGCGTCCTCGCGGGTGTCCCCACGGAGACCGGACGACGGAGCGCGTCGGCGAGCACTGCGCTCCCGTGTGCCCGGGACGGTCGAGACGATCTGAGGCAGGTCCGGGCGCCCCGGGGGGAGTCAGGTGCCGAACCCCGCCTCGCCGGTCAGTCCGCGCGCGCGGGCCTCCTCGATGCTGACGATCTCCCGGCCGAACGGCCGCAGGCTGACCGTCAGCAGCTTGAGGTTCGCGACGCCGAGCGGGATCCCGATGACCGTGAGGCACAGGAGCAGGCCGGTCAGGAGGTGGACCAGGGCGAGCCACCAGCCGCCGAGGACGAACCAGAGCAGGTTGCCGGCCGTCGAGCCTGCCGTCTTCCCGGGTTGGGGGACGACGGTGCGGCCGAAGGGCCAGAGGGCGTAGAAGGCCATACGGAAGGACGCGACCCCGAACGGGATCGTGATGATGAAGACGAAGCAGACGAGTCCCGCGAAGGCGTAGCCCACGAACAGCCAGAAGCCGGCGAGGACCAGCCAGATGAGGTTGAGGGCCAGGCGCACGGCGGTTCAGTTCAGGCGCCGAGGATGCGCTGCTTCTCCCGGGCGAACTCCTCGTCGGTCAGCGCGCCGCGATCGCGAAGGGCGACGAGGCGCTCCAGCAGCTCGACGGTGTCGGCAGCGGCCGGCTCGGGCGTGCTGCCGCCGGCCGCCCGCCTGACGCTCGCGCGGCCGCCGGCGGCGACGATCTGCGCCCGCAGCCGCTCGGCGTCGGCCGCGGAGAAGGAGCCGAGCGAGGACGGGGCACGGTCAGCCAGGTCCTTGGCCTCCTTCAGCCCGAGTCCGGTGGCCTCACGGCAGACCTTGATGATCCGGATCTGCTGCTCGCCCGCGGCCTCGAGGACCAGCTCGTGGTCCCCCCGCGCCGGAAGGAACGCCGCCGAGGGCGTGGGGACGACCATTGCGCCGCCGCCGAAGGGATCGTCGCTCCGCTGCTTCCTGCGCCAGAACACGGCCCTGACCTTAGCCTGCGGGCACCACCGATCGTGGACGTCGGCGAACCGCGCGGGAAACTCGGTCGGCGGCCGGGCTGGTCGGCCAGCATCTGCACGAGCTGCCACCAGGCTTGCGGCAATGTCCGAGGACGAGTCTCCCGACGCGACGAGACGGTCCCGGCGAGTACGTGCCGGACATCCCCGCCCCGAGGTCGTGAGGGACCGGCACCGCACCTGGATGGCTCCTCGCGACGAGCCGCTCCGCGGGGCCCGGCCCTACCGGTGCGCGGACAGCCGGTGGCGCGTGCCCGGCCGGCGGGCCCGGTGGCGCAGCTCGACGAGCCCGTCGCGCAGGCGCCGCATCGGCGGGGTCGCGCGGCGGCGGCGCTCGGCGTCGAGATCGGCGCCGCAGTAGGCGCAGCCCGCGGCGAACGGGGTGACGCGGCCCCCGCAGTGCGGGCAGGTGTAGGCGTCGTGCACGGAACGGCCCTCCAAGGGTGGGGTGACAGGACGGTGCCCGCAGCGTCGCGCGCCGCGCCCGGCCGCGGAAGGGGCTCATCGGGGTGCGTGGGGGACCGTCCGCGGTCGGCCGATCGACCGACGCTCGCGCGCCGACCGGCGGCGTCGTCCACGGCCGCGGTCGGTGGTAGACATCCGCGGATGAGCCAGCGCGTCCGGGTCGTGGTCGCCGACGACCATCCGCTGTTCCGCGACGGGATGGTCCGCGCGATCGAGCTGCGCCCGTCGCTGGAGCTCGTCGGCGAGGCGACCGACGGCCGCCAGGCGCTCGACCTCGCCCGCGAGCTGGCGCCCGACGTGCTGCTGCTCGACGCGCGGATGCCGGAGCTCGACGGCCTCCAGGTCCTGCAGGCCCTGCGCCGCGAGCAGCGGCCGGTGCGCGTCGTCATGTTCTCCGCCTTCGTCGACGGCCCCGTGGTGCACCAGGCGCTGGCGGGCGGCGCGGTCGGCTACCTGCCCAAGAGCGCCGAGCGCGACGAGGTCTGCGAGGCGATCGAGGCGGCCGCCCGAGGCGACTCGACGCTGCACCCGAGCCTCCAGGGCGTCCTGCTCGAGCAGCTGCGCGCCCAGGGCGTCGACGACGACCGTCCCGTCCTGACCGACCGCGAGCAGGAGATCCTCGTGCTGATCGCCGAGGGCCTCAGCGCCCCGGGGGTCGCGGCGCGGCTGCACCTCGCGCCCGGCACGGTGAAGACCCATCTGGGCCACCTCTACGAGAAGCTCGGCGTCTCCGACCGCGCGGCGTGCGTCGCCGAGGCGATGCGTCGCGGCCTGCTGGAATGACCGCCGACCGGGCCTCCGAGGTCCGCGGGATCGCGCTGCTACGGCTCGCGCTCGTGCCGGTCGCGCTGCTGGGGACCGCCACCGCCGAGCCCGACGCCACCACGGGCGCCTACCCGTGGGTGATGGCGGCGTTCGCGCTCTACGCCCTCGCCGGCCTCGTGGTCGTCCTCGCCCGGCGCGGGGCGGCGTTCACCGGGACCGGTCAGGCGTTCCTCGACCTCGTGCTGCTGGCGCTCGTCGTCTACACCAGCGGCGGTCCCGCCTCGCCCCTCACCTACGTGTTCTTCGTGCTGCCGATCGCCGCGGCGCTGCGGCTGTCCCCGCGGCTGACCGCCGCCTGGTCGGGGCTCGCCGTCCTCGCCTACCTCGCGGTGACGCTGCCGCATCCGCGCACGACCCTGCCGGGGGACTGGCAGCTCGTCGCCGCCGACAGCGCCGCGCTGCTCTGGGTCGCGGGCGCGGCCGTGATGCTCTCGGTGCTCGTCGGGCTGCGCCAGCGGGCGCTCGCCGAGCTCGCCGCCACCCGCCGCGCGCTCGTGCAGCAGACCCTCGACGCCGAGGCCCGCGAGCGCCGCCGCCTCGCCGAGCAGCTGCACGACCACGCGATCCAGAACGTGCTGCTCGCCCGCCAGGAGGTCACCGACCTCGCGCGCGGCGTGCCCGGCGCGCAGGAGCGCCTGCGCGCGGCGCTCGACGAGACCGACCGGCAGCTGCGCCGGGAGGTCTTCCAGATGCACCCGCTCGGGCTCGAGCGGGCGGGGTTGACCGCGGTGCTCGAGAGCCTCGCCGACGAGGCCGCCGAGCGCGGGAGCTTCGCGGCGACCGTGACGGTCGCGCCGGAGGTCGAGCGCACGGGAGCGTCGGAGCTGCTCGTCAGCGCCGCGCGCGAGCTGCTCGGCAACGCGGCCAAGCACGCGCACGCGACCGCCGTCCGCGTGACCGTGGCGCCGGAGGGGGAGGACCTGGCGCTGACGGTGGCGGACGACGGTCGCGGCATCCCGGACGGCCGCCTGGAGTCGGCGGTCCGGGACCGGCACATCGGCGTGGCCGCGTTGATCGAACGGGTGCGGGCCGCGGGCGGGGAGCTGCGGATCGTCACCGCCGAGGAGACCGGGACGACGGTGCAGGTCCGGGTGCCACCCGGTGGCCCGGACGCTCAGGCGGGACGGCGGCGCGGCGGATAGACCGCGTCGTGGGCCCGCCGGGCCTGCTGGATGTGCGAGCCGAGCTCCGCGAGCCGCTGCTGCAGCGGCCGGGCGCCGGAGACGAGCGCGCGACCGTCGCGACGGATCGCGAGGCGGTTGCGGTCGAGGCGATCGGCGATGGCGTCGGGGAGGGGCATGGGGGGCGTCCTTTCGGGAGGAGGTGGACGGTCACAGCCTCCCGCCGGCGCACCCGGTCCGGCATCCGCCGATCGGCAGATCCTCCGGGGTGCGCGGCGTCGGTCGATCGGCCGACGATCGTCGCGTCCGGGGCGGGCCGGGCGGCCCGGTCGGCCTCGTGCGGGGCGAGGACCGGTGCGTGATACTCGCCCGACGATGCGCCTGACCCCGCCCACCGGCCCGCTCGGTCCCCTGCTCGGCGCGGGCGGCACGGTCGCGCGCAGCGGGGCGCTGCGCCCCGTGCGACCGGACCGCCCGCTGCGCGCGGCGCTCGCCGTCCGCGGGGCCGGCGGGGCGCTGGCGTCCGCCGCCGCGCTCGGCGCGGCGCTGTGGGCGCCGCGTGCCGCGCTACACGACGAGCGTGGGACCCTCATGCAGGAGGAACTCGACGCCGACGTGCGCGCGCTGGCCGCCGCGCTGGCGGTCCGGCTGCCCGCCGCCGACGCCCGCGTGGGCGTGCTGTGTCGCAACCACCGGGGCTTCGTCGTCGCGGCGCTCGCCGCGTCCCGGGTCGGTGCCGACCTCGTGCCGCTGAACACCGACTTCGCCGGCCCGCAGCTGCGCGCGGTGCTCGACCGGGAGGGCGTGCAGCTCGTCGTCCACGACGAGGAGTTCGCCGGACTGCTGGACGGCTTCGCCGGCGGGCGGGTCGTCGCCTGGCACGACGGCCCGGTCGCGGGGGAGACCGTCGATGACCTGCTCGTCGAGGGCGCGGGCCTCCCGGCGCCGCGGGGCGCGCGCGGGAGCGGCCGCGTCGTGCTGCTGACCTCGGGCACGACCGGGGTGCCCAAGGGGGCGCCGCGCACCTCGTCGGCGACCCCGCTCGCGCTGCTCGCCGCGGCGCCCGCCGCGGTCGACCTGCTGGCCCGGATCCGGCCGGTGCCCCGGGCGGGCGCGCCGCTGCTCGTCGCGCCGCCGCTGAACCACATGTTCGGGCTCGCGGCGATGGTGGCCGGGCTCGCCGCCGGGTCCCCGCTGGTGCTGCAGCGGCGCTTCGACCCCGCCGCGGTGCTGGCGGCGCTCGCCGACCACCGTGTCGGGGTGCTGTGCGCCGTGCCGACGATGCTGCGCCGGCTCGTCGACGTCGACGACGCGCGGCCGCTGCCCGAGCTGCGGGTCGTCGCGTCGGGGGCGGCGCCGCTCTCCCCGGACCTCGTCGGCCGGGTCATGGACCGCTTCGGGGCGGTCCTCTACAACGGCTACGGCTCCAGCGAGGTCGGGGGCGTGTCGCTCGCGACCCCGTCGGACCTGCGCGCGGCGCCCGGCACGGTGGGGCGCCCGGTCCCCGGCGTGCGGGTGCGGATCCTCGACGCGGACGGTCGCGCGGTCCCGCCCGGGACGACGGGCCGGATCTTCGTCGGCAGCACGCAGCTCTTCGAGGGGTACACCGGGGGCGGGGGACGACCGGTGGTCGACGGCCTGATGGGCATCGGCGACCTCGGCCACCTCGACGACGAGGGCCGCCTGTTCGTCGACGGCCGCGACGACGAGATGATCGTGTCCGGCGGCGAGAACGTCTTCCCGCAGGAGGTCGAGGCGACGCTCGCCGCGCATCCGGCGGTCGCGGACGCCGCGGCGGTCGGCGTGGCCGACGAGGAGTTCGGCCAGCGGCTCGTCGCGTTCGTCGTCCTGCGCGGCCCGGTCACGGAGGAGGCGCTGAAGGACCACGTCCGCGCGCACCTCGCGCGCTACAAGGTGCCGCGCGCGATTACCGTCGTGGAGGCGCTTCCGCGCACCGCGACCGGGAAGATCCGGCGGGCGGCGCTCCCGCGCGACTGAGCGCTCAGGCGGCGGGGGCCTCGCGCACCGCGCGCGCGAGGTCCTGGAGCGTGCCGCGCAGCCGCTCGAAGTCGCCCGGCGTGAGCCCCATCGCGGTCGCGACGCGATCGGGGACGCACGCCGCGGACTCGCGCAGCGCCTGCCCGGCGGCGGTGAGCTGCACGAGCACCGAGCGCTCGTCCTCGGGGCGGCGGTGGCGCTCCACCAGGCCCGTCGCCTCGAGCCGCTTGAGCAGCGGGGACAGCGTGCCGTAGTCGAGCTGCAGCGCGTCGGCGAGTTCCCGCACCGTGCGCGCGTCGCGCTCCCAGAGCGCGAGCATCACGAGGTACTGCGGGTAGGTCAGGCCCAGCGGGTCCAGCAGTGGCCGATACAGCGTCGTGACCGCGCGTGAGGCGGAGTAGAGCGCGAAGCACAGGGCCTCGTCGAGGGTGAGCGGTGGCGGGGCGGCCATCCCGACATGGTACCTCCACGATTACATCGTGCACGATTGGATCGTGTGATAGGTTCTGAGCCGCGCACCACCCACCCCCACGAAAGGCCTTCCCCGATGTCCGCACTCCAGATCCCCGGCTCCGACGTCGAGCTCCACCACGAGGTCGTCGGCGCCGGCAAGCCCGTCGTCCTGATCCACGGCTGGCCGCTGAGCGGCCGCTCGTGGGAGCCGCAGATCGCGCCGCTCGTCGACGCCGGCTTCCAGGTCATCACCTACGACCGCCGCGGCTTCGGCGACTCCTCCCAGCCGTGGGACGGCTACGACTACGACACCTTCGCCGGGGACCTCGACGCGCTGCTCACGCACCTCGACGTCCGCGACGCCGCGCTCGTCGGCTTCTCGATGGGCGGCGGCGAGGTCGCCCGCTACCTCGGCACCCGCGGCAGCGAGCGCGTCCGTGCCGCCGTGTTCGCCGCCGCGGTCCCGCCGTACCTCTACAAGAGCGACGACAACCCCGACGGTGGCCTCGACGACGCGACGATCGCCGAGTTCGAGGGCGGCGTCACCGGGGACCGGCTCGCGTTCCTCGAGGGCTTCGTGTCGAACTTCTTCGCCGTCGGCGACCGCACCGATCTCGTCTCCGAGCCGCTGAAGCACTACCTCTGGCGGATCGCCTCCGGCGCCTCGCCCAAGGGCACGCTCGACTGCATCGCCGCGTTCGGCCGCACCGACTTCCGCGACGACATCGCGAAGATCGACGTGCCGACGCTCGTCATCCACGGCGACAGCGACGCCATCGTCCCGTTCGAGGTCTCCGGCAAGCGCACCCACGAGACGATCGACGGGGCGCAGCTCGCGCTGATCGAGGGCGGCCCGCACGGGCTCAACGCCACGCACGCCGACGCGTTCAACGAGGCGCTGATCTCGTTCCTGCGCACGCTCGGCTGAGCCCGCGCGGCGAGTCGGCCGGCGCGCGTGCCTGCCCGCCCGGGCGAGGGCCGGGCGGGCCGCCGTGCGGCTGCTGCCCGCAGGACCACGTCTGCGACGAGCTGGCGCAGCAACTGGCGGAGACGGTCAGCGCGCCATAGCGCGCAATCCACGGTTGCTTTCTCAAAAATTCCCCCCGTATATTCGTCCGTATGGGGGAGATGACCTACTCTGGAGAGGGATGCGGTCGGCTCGGAAAGGCGCTCCGCGCCCTCCCGGACGAGACGCTGGCACGGATGGTCGCCGCCGGGAACGACGACGCCTTCGCCGCCATCTATGCGCGCTACCTGCCGCGGCTGGAGCGCTACTGCCGAACGCTGCTGCGTGACGCCGAGGAGTCCCGCGACGTCGCGCAGGACGCGATGCTCTCGGCCTACCGGGCGCTGCCCGGCGCCTCGCGCGACATGACCTTGCGGCCCTGGCTCTACCGGATCGCGCACAACGCGGCCGTCGACGTGCTGCGCCGGCGCCGCGACGCGGTCTCCGTCGACCTCGTCGTGGACGAGATCGCGGTCACCGCCGTCGAGGAGACGGCGGACGTGCGCGATCGCCTGCGCGAGCTCGTCGGCGACCTGCGCCGGCTGCCGACGCAGCAGCGGGGCGCGCTCGTCATGCGCGAGCTCGACGGGCTCGGCTACACCGACATCGGCGACGTGCTCGGCGTCTCGCCGTCGGCCGCCCGCCGCGCGGTCGCCGACGGCCGCGCCGCGCTCGTCGACTTCCGCGAGGCGCGGTCGGCGAGCTGCGACGTCGTCATGTCGCGGATCAGCTCCGACGGGCGCACCGCGCACGGCCGCGTGATCCGCGCCCACCTCACCGGCTGCACCGACTGTCGCGACGCCGCGCGTCGCCTCGCGACGCGGCGGCGCGACCTGCGGGTGCTCTTCCCGCTCGGCCCCGCGCTGGCCCTGCCCGTCCTGCTCGGGGCGGGCGCGGGCGGCGGCGCCGTCGCCACCGGCGGGGCGCTCACGCTCGGCACCGGGCTCAGCGCGAAGCTCGCCGCGGTCGTCGCGGTCACCGCCGGGGTCGGCGTCGGCGTCAACGCGCTGGAGTCCGAGCGCTTCGCGCCGCCCGTGCCGAAGGCCGCGGCCCCCGCCGCCACGCCGCGAACGGCGCCCGCCGTCCCGCGGAGCATCCTCGCGACCGCCACCCCGCTGGACAGCTCCTCGCACGAGCGCGCATCCGTCGCCCCGGCGCAGCACCGGGCGAAGGCGCGCACGCGACGCCGCGCGGTCGCCAAGCAGCGGACGGCCGCGAAGGCCCGGCGGGTGCGCGCCGTCGCGCGTCCGCGCTCCGCGCCGCGTCAGCCGGCGGTCACCGCCGTGCGCAGTGCCCGGCAGATCACGCGATCGAGCCTCCAGACCGCCCGCAAGGCGGCGGCCGCGACCGGCAACCCGACCGCCCGCAAGGCGACCGACTTCGGCACGCAGATCGCCGAGAAGGCCAGCGGCGACGCGCTGAAGCTCGTCGAGTCGATCCTCGGCGGCAGGCCCTAGAAGGCGGGCGGCGCAGGACGCCGCCCCCTCCGACGTTCGTCCAGCACGGGCGCGCCCACGGCGCGCCCGTCGTCGTCGTGTGGCCGGGGCGTCGGGGTGCGGAGGCCCACCACCACTGGAGGTTCCCCGGGGACCTGCGACAGCCATCGCGGGTCCCGGCTCGGCGGTCGTGCGGCACCGTGAAGTACGGACTCCGAGCATCGGAGTCCGCAGGTGCCAAGTGCCACAAACCCCCTCACAGCGGGCGTGGCCGTTCGTGGTGGAAGGCAGTCGACCCCGCCCAAGGGTCGGCGGAACCCGCGGACCGCAGGATGCGGTCCAGTCCCAACGGAGGTCCACCATGAGGTCCAAGTCCCTGATCGCCGCGCTCAGCATCGGCGCAGCGCTCGTCCCGGCCGCCACGGCGCACGCGGCGACCCCCTCGACGTCCAGCCGGTCGGACGTCGCGAGCATCACCACGGCGCTGGAGCGCGCCGACCAGCAGGCGACCGCGCTGCGCCGCGCGGTGCGCCTCGGCGCCACCGCGCGCATCCGCATCACCCTGCGCGCCACCCAGGCCGCCGCCGCCCGCGCCGAGCAGGAGGTCCGCCGCCTGTCCGTCGCACGTGACGGAGCCGACGCACCCGCCGCGGCCGACCTCGCGGTCGGCGCCCTCCTCGTCGTCGAGCAGCACACCGACGACGCGGTCCTGTTCACCGACCTCCTCGACGACGTCCGCGGCCGGCTGTCCGCGTCCTTCGCCGACGCGGTCGCGACCGCGATCGCCCGGCGGGAGGCGCTGCTCGCGCTCGTCGCCGAGCTCCAGCGGTCCGCCCCGCAGGACGTCCGCCCGCAGATCGCCGAGGCGGTCGTCGGGCTCACCGTCCGCGTGAAGGACCTGGCCGCCGCGCTCGCGCGCGTCATGCCCCGCACCGACCTCCCGACGCGGGTCAGCGCCAAGATCCAGGCGATCATCACCGGCCTGCCCGCCCGCGTGGACCGCGAGGCCCAGGTCTGGGGGAAGGTCATGGTCGACGTCCGCGCCGACCTGAAGACCCGCGTCTGGACGGTCATGGACGACCTCGCCCGCGCCATGGAGCGCCTCGGCGACCGCATGGACCGCATGGTCCGCACGGGCGCCAAGGCCACCGCCACCCTCCTGACGGGGCTCACCGCCTCGCTGGCGAAGGTCTCGGCGCTCCTCACCACCCCGCCCGCCCCGGCGGTCACACCGGCGCCCGCCACGGAGGGCGCGCCGGTGTCCGGCGCCACCCTGGAGCTGCTGGCCTCGCTCCTGGTCCGCGTCGGCTGAGATGCGCACCGTGCCGGGCGGCCCCCGCCGCCCGGCACCGCGCAGGGGAGAGCACGTCGTGTCCATCCAACTCGTCGTCATCGACCGGGCCCAGCTCCTGTCCCACGCGCTCGGACGCGTGCTGCGGGACTGCCCCGACATCACGCTTGCGGGAAGCTGGCGTTCCGTCGCCGAAGCCCGGGCCGGGCTCACCTACCGGCCCGACGCCGTCGTCCTGATCGGCGCCGACCTGCTGGACCAGGAGCTGCCGGCGGCCCTCGAGGGCCGCACCGTCATCGCCTGGGTCAGCGAGCACGGCCCCGCCCCGGCGGCCCGGACCGTCTCCGCGGTCGCCCACAAGCGCGACGGCCCGGGAGCGGTGCCGTGCGCCGTCGCCCGGGCCGTCGGGCGCCGCCGTCCCTGGTAGGCCGGGACGGCACGTCGCAGTGCGAGGATCGCGATTTGCGATCCTCGCTGCATGTCCCCCCTCAAGCTCGTCCACACCTGCGTTCGCGTCCGCGACATCGACGCGTCGGTCCGCTTCTACGAGACGCTCGGCTTCGAGCGCCGCGGCCAGCTGAACTTCGACAGCGCCTACAACGTCTACCTCGGCCTCCCCGGGGAGGGGGACCAGCTCGAGCTCACCGTGAACGTCGGCCGCGAGGAGCCCTACGACCTCGGCGAGGGCTACAACCACGTCGCGCTGACCGTCGACGACCTCGACGCGACGCTCGCCACGCTGCGCGAGCAGCTCGGCGTCGAGCCCGAGAAGCCCGCCTACCGGCCGGGGGACCGCGACGACCTGCCGCGCATCGCGTTCGTCGCCGACCCCGACGGGTACCGGATCGAGCTCATCGACGGCGGCGCGTTCGCGACCCCGCAGGACGGGCCGCACCCCTCGGCGGGGTGACGGCGGCTCAGTCGTCGGAGCGGGCGCCGGCGAGCTTCGCGCTCGGGGCGCCCGCCAGGCGGATCCGGCCGACCTCGTCGCGGTCGAACAGGCCGCCGCCGTCGAGCGTCGACCCGGGCAGCTCCACGGCGCCCTGCTGCAGCGCGGTCCGCGCGGCGTCCTGCGGGATGTCGTAGAGGAGCGTCAGCGTCGCGCTGCCCCCGGGCTGCAGCGGGTAGATGTCGCGGTCGCCATAGCGGAAGCCGGCGGAGCTCTCGGCGTAGGTGTTCTGGCCGATGACGAGGCTCGAGCGCACGGAGTTGACCGGCCGCGTCGTCTGGTTGGTCACGGTCACGCGGGCGACCACGAAGCGGCCGCGAGCGCGCTCGGGCTCGAGGAAGGACTCCGCCCGCGGGAGCACCTGGCGCGTCGACGCGCCCTCGAGCT containing:
- a CDS encoding alpha/beta fold hydrolase, giving the protein MSALQIPGSDVELHHEVVGAGKPVVLIHGWPLSGRSWEPQIAPLVDAGFQVITYDRRGFGDSSQPWDGYDYDTFAGDLDALLTHLDVRDAALVGFSMGGGEVARYLGTRGSERVRAAVFAAAVPPYLYKSDDNPDGGLDDATIAEFEGGVTGDRLAFLEGFVSNFFAVGDRTDLVSEPLKHYLWRIASGASPKGTLDCIAAFGRTDFRDDIAKIDVPTLVIHGDSDAIVPFEVSGKRTHETIDGAQLALIEGGPHGLNATHADAFNEALISFLRTLG
- a CDS encoding RNA polymerase sigma factor, with the protein product MVAAGNDDAFAAIYARYLPRLERYCRTLLRDAEESRDVAQDAMLSAYRALPGASRDMTLRPWLYRIAHNAAVDVLRRRRDAVSVDLVVDEIAVTAVEETADVRDRLRELVGDLRRLPTQQRGALVMRELDGLGYTDIGDVLGVSPSAARRAVADGRAALVDFREARSASCDVVMSRISSDGRTAHGRVIRAHLTGCTDCRDAARRLATRRRDLRVLFPLGPALALPVLLGAGAGGGAVATGGALTLGTGLSAKLAAVVAVTAGVGVGVNALESERFAPPVPKAAAPAATPRTAPAVPRSILATATPLDSSSHERASVAPAQHRAKARTRRRAVAKQRTAAKARRVRAVARPRSAPRQPAVTAVRSARQITRSSLQTARKAAAATGNPTARKATDFGTQIAEKASGDALKLVESILGGRP
- a CDS encoding VOC family protein, translated to MSPLKLVHTCVRVRDIDASVRFYETLGFERRGQLNFDSAYNVYLGLPGEGDQLELTVNVGREEPYDLGEGYNHVALTVDDLDATLATLREQLGVEPEKPAYRPGDRDDLPRIAFVADPDGYRIELIDGGAFATPQDGPHPSAG
- a CDS encoding DUF4352 domain-containing protein gives rise to the protein MPVGDRTCAQQRLDLTGAREGSCWQDGRRITVANAGTVLQTSALRAKLEGASTRQVLPRAESFLEPERARGRFVVARVTVTNQTTRPVNSVRSSLVIGQNTYAESSAGFRYGDRDIYPLQPGGSATLTLLYDIPQDAARTALQQGAVELPGSTLDGGGLFDRDEVGRIRLAGAPSAKLAGARSDD